GGTAAGTcaggtttttcttctcttttgtaaatgtCCTTCCGTGAGCGCTTGGGCTGGTTTGGCTACAGCCTTATACTTTATGTCCTGGTGACTGATGGCTTTAACCCTAAAGCTGCCTGAGCCCTGCGTACCTTCCGGTTCCCAGCTCTTGGAGGATGAAATCTCCCAACCTCGGGATGAAAGGCATCCCACCCTCCTTGAGGGGTCATGAAAGCAGAGCCGGTCCTGCTGACCCAGGCGGAACCACTAGAGGACACAGCGTTGTTTAAAAATCTATCGCAgaaccattttatcttttttccaaaaaaaatcagcttcctctttaaatttttctttgagtATAATCTCCGAAAGCCAGCCTCCGCCCCacgaaaaaagtcataaaaaatgaGAGATTTGCTTTCTCTGCTCCACTAGCGGGAAACTCACGGGCCCCCCTAGGTAATCACCCGGCGCATCAGGAGCTTTATTTAGCACCCGCAGAGCATCCAACACATAGTTTTTCCCTTTGATGTCCCCAAAATCCATACCTTCTTTGACTGTGGTACGAAGCATCTGGAAACTCATTGTATTACGGACAACACATTTGAAATCCGTGTGCAAATCCTCTCTTACGACTGGATCAAAAATCAGTGGTACTTCAATGTAATTCTCATTATTTTCTGAGTATTCCCTAAGTGAGAAAACACTTGGTTAAACATAAAGTGTCTTTTCAACATAGACACCTACACATTCTCAAGGCCCCACTGTGCTTAAATTGATGTCACGAATTACCAAGTTAGAGGCACTTGCCATTGTATTTGTTACTTATTTGGGAGAATTTCTAAGCCTGTTCCTGAAGGTAAGGGTGACCCTGAAGATGCTGGTCACTGTGATAGAATACTTGTGACAAGGAGCACTTGCAGGGGCCAGTTTAGTTTGGATAAGGGGGGAGAAATCACTTTTTAAGGCCCTTGATGAACAAAGAACCAGTAGTAGGAATAGAAATGTCTAGTTTTGGGAAATTGGACTGTATCACCAAGAAATCATTTGCATATGGGAGGGCAGGGAGTTTCCAGGAATCCCGTCCTCCACGGTGTCTACTCTCATCCCCACTCACTGCCAACCCTCACTCTGGAAACTCAAGTTCAGAGCCGAGGGCTGCAGATGGGCCGCAGTGGAGGGGTCTCTAATCAACAGCACTGCCATTTGCAATGCTGCAGGAATCCGAAGATGCTTCACTACGATCTGTTAGTATGAATAAAAATATCATGGATGTGGATCCActaggactatttttttttttttaatctattgggGGGAAATAGGCTCCTTTAAGGAAACAGATAGTATGAGTAAGCTGACACGTGGCATGTGAGTTCTGCCCAAGCTTTTCACAACGAGGATTTGCAAGCAAACAGTTGCACTAACCACACATAATTTCTATCCACTAAATTGCATCCAGAAAGACCTTTTTTGATAGGCCTttccaaaaagacaaaaattgggcCAGCAAAAGTTCAGGCAAATTCAGAGTATTgagactataattttaaaaacactttataatTTGGAACATTGAAGGGTCTGCCTTCCTCACACGCAAATGCTTTCCATTTACAAGGCCTGATTGTTCTACTTTCAGAGTGAGAAGATATTTCCCGGAGATGAAGGCTTATGAGGACAGACTCCTCGCTTTCTTTCAGAGTAACCTTCCTTAGAGGCTGGAAAGAAGCAGAGGCGGCTCTCGGATCCCGTGGCTAAGTTTCAGAGTCATTTTAAGGGCTGTGAATGTTTGACTCTGCAATGCTCAAGGAAGAAATATCTAATTAAACAGCTAGAAGAGGCAACACCAATGTCAAGTAGTAGGCTGCAGCTCATAGATTTAGAGAGAAGGCTCGATTCTCAAGAACAGTTGGTGATTCTTAGCAAAACCCAATGTTTAAGATTCTAAAAATCCAACGgagtagaataaaaaatatatatatatatatttgtaatgcGGTGTGTGTGTCACATTGATGGGTTGGCTAGGACATTGTCGCTACAAGGAAGTGGAGTCTACAGGGGGTTCACAACAGCTCTGCCCAGGAGATGAGGAAGATCTTCCCCCACTTACTGGCGCTGCCCCTCGGTCACGCGGCCCCCCTGGTAGGCATCCGCTACGTGTGTGTTGTTGGCAGTCCACCACAGCAAGGTGGTCGCGTGTATGCCAGCTCCCAGAAACACCTTACACGGGATTGTCAGTCTCGACCCTGTGACAGCAAGACGCAGCACATCAAACGTCAGAACCCAGCCAGGGGACAGGGTCACATCAGCAGATCTGAGCGGTGGATCTTTCCCCCTCTTTTCACACACCCTCACCAATTCTTTTCTTAGAAGGAAACTTAGTTCCCCCAAGCGATTCCATTCACCTAGAGCATCAGTACTTACCAAGGGTCTCCAGCCCCTTCCACTGGTCCTCAGGGCAGATGGAAACCCAGAGGCAAATGGCTTCCCCAAGGCCCCTCGGCTCCTACAGAGCATTCTGAATTCCGGAGCTGCCTTCTTCCACAGTTTATCCTTCTTGCCTCCAAAAATCCAGATCCAAAATCCAGAGGATTCTGTCTCTTTGCCCGTTGCTGGTCTCTGCTCTCTTGTTTCCCCTAGGAGCTCTCCATCCCTGGTCATGTTCATTTAGGATTAATCCTTTCAAAAGCCACTGTGTTTTACATGAATGATGCCTTCTACAGTTGTGCAATATGATGGTCCTAGGTCCCCTGCCTCAATCactatgttgtttttttttttttagtcaccaaaggggaggagggggaataaatgaaaaaatcctTCCCATGTGTTTCTTCCTCGTGGGTAATGTGCCTCCCTGGGGTGTGTGCTTTAATGCACCTGGCCACTTCAGGCTCAGAAAGCccacttttcttcctccttcacatCGCTTATGACCTTAAAGATTTCTCAGCCAAAAGCAGCCTGTTCGTTCTGGCCTCATGTGACTCTGCCAGGTACATCAGTGCATGCAAAGCAACAGGGCGGGAGACTCAGCTCCACTGGACTGGGGAACACAGAGGAGCAGGGGTGCTGGGGCTCTAGTCAGCACTAACCCGGGTCCCCACTTCCCCAAGCTTCCAGGAGGCTCTTCTGAGAGCCAAGGCAGCTGTCGGGAGCTGCAACTCAGGTGTCAGGCAGCAATCCCGGCGTCTGTGCAAGAGCCCTCCTTCTCCATGACCACcaattaaagtttaaaatgtaaGCCCAAACACCAcacaaaagagggagggagggagggagggagggagggagggagggagggaggtagatAGATaacagatagataatagatagatagatgacagatagataatagatgatagatggatagatggatgattagatagataatagatagatgatagatagataaatagataatagatagatagatagatagatgatatgtAGATAGACAGGACTCTGCAGCCAGGGTTTAATAAATGAGCATAAGACCTACAAAACCACTATATAAAaacagtcacacagaaaaggtaCAGGCCTCACAGACACACAGGCCTCAGTCTGAACCCCAGCCAGACCCGACTATGGCTTTTCGACAGATACTGAGCCAGTGACCCCCTGGGCAGCTTTTCCTTCTGGAAACTGGGAGAAATAAGACCTCCCCACGGGGTTGATGTTGGCATTGAATGGCATCTTATCAGACTTAGCAGTGCTCAATAAGAAAGTGTGTGCTGGCCAGGATGGTGACAAATGGTGAAAACCTCTGTCATGCATTTTCATTAACTCCCTTGACCTGCTGACCAGCTATTTTGGTGATAAGAAACTGTCTCTGTGGGGACCAGCAAGGGCAGAGTCGGAGTCTTGGGAAAATGCTGAGCGTCAGCCAAGTACTGGTaaagtgaattattttaaatacactaCAGGTGCTGACTTTCTGGGGCATCGTGCCTTAATCCTTTCATGCAGTTAACAACAGCTACTAGAATGTTCTGATTTTTGCACTGAGATTTTTGTAGGCAGGGTTTTCAAGAAGCAAAGTGTACACGTTTTCAGATAATGCCATTACTGACAGTATTTGGTAAAGGGAAATGTTCCCTCTCATTTGCTATTTCCCGCTGGGGTAGGGGGACCTGCAAACCCCACGGCAGGTGCAGTCGGTGACACAGGGGGCCTGGGGCCCCAGCTTTGGGACTGCAGGCATCTAGGTGGGTTACACGGTCCTTACCCAGCGAAGCTGAGATGGTCTGGTGGGGGGAGATGATCACCGGAATcgtctcctcttctctttctgagaaaGATATGAGGAAAAGAGATTCAGTCAGGAAAGCCCTCATTGCAAGCTGAGGGTCAGGGTCTATTGTTTAGCTAATTAACTAAATTATCCTTTACAGTAGGGCCAGCCATTGTGAGACTTGGCTTTTGTCTGGCAAAGGAAACCGGCTCTCCATGAAATTGAGCCTCTTTGGCCAATGCCTTTCCCAGAAGAGAGATTACTGGAAGAAGCCACGGTTAAACACACATTCCACTAACAGATGTTCTCTGCTCTGTGGTAACAATTAACCATTCCACTCTCCGGCTTCCTGAATGAACCCTTAACAGGAACGTTCACGATGTCCACAGGATAGGTCTTACCCCAAAGGCTCCTCGCCCTAAAGtagctctccccactccctccctacCACCCCATGCGCCTGCCACAGAATCCTGGAGTCGcttaccaaagaaataaaaaataaaaaaggcacagGGGCTCCAGAACCACCTGTTCGTGGTGCTAACCCCATACTGAGTGATAGACAGAGTAACCCAGTTTGGCCACCAGAGCTTTTTAGTTGAGGTGATTGACTCTTTGGGGGGGAATTGGAACCCAGCTCCCTGAGAGGCAGGTCTCCCAGCAGCTGGAAGAAACTGGGCATCTGAACTGGAGCAGAAAGGACAGTTTATGGAGGTGGACGAAGAGCTGCCCGCGGCCACCATTGCTCCATCCTCACTTCTTCCGCTAAAGAGCATTTGAAACCCTACCAGGAGGAAGCATTACACAGCATCCCAGGAGAGCCCAGGATGCAGCCGGCTTCTCCACCAGGACCGGGAGCTTGTCCCTCCCCTCACGGTCACAGGGCTGCTGCACAGGGGctggggagcagagaggggagAAGAACGCCCCAAGGACGAGACATTAACACATCCATGGGTCCaaattccaggttgcatcagcaTTACCCGCACGGGGGGTGGTGGGAGTGTTAAACACAGACTGCTAATCGTTTCTAATTctgtaggtctgggatggggcctgagatttTGCAGGTCTGATGAGTAACCAGGTGATGCCGCCACCGCTGCCGCTGGCCGAGGACCACCCTTTGAGAACGGCTGAGACACAGTGTGGTCCGGACACAGGATTATATGTAGGTTGGCGCCCCCTAGTGTTCCTGTGCAGTATCACATGAACAGGATAATTCGGGGCCCCTTCAAAGTCACGGGATTCTCACGGATCCCCGCTGTGCGGGGGGCAAGGGGTTGACGTGAATGAATCTTCACAAGAcgttaaaagaaaataatctagAGATTTCCATTCATGGGAGACACGACTTTCCCTGCAGTAAAACTGAATCTCTGGAttctctgggagaaaaaaaatctttcccctCACAGACCAATTACGTAACCTTAATATAGTTCCAAAGCTCTCTGAAATGCCCTTAAAAGACTCCAGTTGTGTAGTTACTCAGTgtgtaaaacaaagaaaagcgCCATACTTTCCAGGGCAGGGGCCAGAACTGCATCACTTGTGTGCCTTTTGCGCCAAGCTTGATGTCCCACACGTAGCAGGCATGGAGGAAACAGTGGATAAAGTTGACATGCTAATCAGTACTGTTCACAACGTTACTTTCAGGTAGAACTCATTGAAACCAATGAGACCCTTCACTATTTAAAATCCTGGTTTCAAGGGTAACTAGACCTGCTTGGGAAAGACCAGAAAAGGGCAATTTTCACCACATATGCCAATGCATAGCCTTCTCACTGAAAAATCCAATAAAATCCCAGTATCCTAGAATTATACACAAAGTTATGGCAACCGTGTCCTGATAGCTGGCCCTGGAGGTGCAAGGCTTCCAAAGAGACCTTCCAAGAGAACCACTGTTTGGCCCCCTCTAGTGGTACATGTTTTAGCCTCAGACTCGGAACCCTGTCAACTACCCAGGGATTCACCATTCCTCATAAAAACACCCTGCTTCCTATCTTTCCAAGTGTCCTACACATCTTAGAAGCCTGATGCTTAGAGAGTTGCCATATCTGTTTTCCTTTCATGCCAAAGACATTCAAAGAATTCTACGGGAACCCTAACTTTTTCTTTGCATGCTTGTTGCTGAACCAGGGTGCAGAGGTACCTTGATGGCAAGTACTCACTCTTGACACGGAGTTTGATATTCCTGGTGATGTTGTATTGCCTGCCTCTGTGGGCAAACGTCATAGCACACCGATAATAGCCCGCATCCTCCAGCGACACATTGTTCACCACTAAGCGAGCTCCCCTCACACTTAGAAATTTCTCACTGTCTTGATCCAAAGGGAGAGAATCCTTAAGAGAAAATGTTTTTCAGAGTTACGCTATATCTTAATTGACATCTCAAAAACTATGAACAGCATTGGTATTATCCATCACTGTTGAATTTACAATCCAAGAATCGCTCTGATATttactttgcaaatattgtcCTTTGGGACATGCTTTTAACTGTATTTTTAGGAGGGGGAGTTTGTTAGCATATAACACAGAATGGCTGGGTTTGTTTAACCAGAATGTTTAAAGCACATTTGCTTTGgcacaatgggaaaaaaagaaactatcttCTTtgacaaagtaggtgattaaactataaatatatttatggccTAACAGCTGCCTATAGATCTTGGGAAACATCCAGAAAGGAGTGCTATGACGTAGTCATGGCAACTTGCAGAACAATGCTCagaagagttgatgttgcagtaatcactttaaaaatcatcTCAATTTTAGGAGTCAGTAGAGACAGAAAAATTTGTAAGACAAAAgtaaatgtggggcttccctggtggcacagtggttaggaatacGCTTGCCAATGCataggacacgggttcaagccctggtccgggaagatcccacatgccatggagcaactaaccccgtgcgccacaactactgagcctgcgctctagagaccacgagccacaactactgagcccacatgccgcaactactgaagcccacgcgcctagagcccatgctccacaacaagagaagccaccacaatgagaagcccgcacaccacaatgaagagtagcccctgctcgccacaactagagaaagcctgagcatagcaacaaagaaccaacgtagccaaaaacacataaataaatttattttaaaaaataataataaaaaaaataaatgtgagacATGAGACCACACTTCCCGTATAGACAAAAGGTACTGTGCGTTCTACAGAGCAGACCCTCAAGAGGGAGGTCTCCAATAACAGAGAACACACCCTCATGAGCACAAAATGTTCTCAGGAACATCTCTTTCAAAACCATGATGATTGTGGGGCTTCCCTAATGGCACAGTgattgagagtccacctgccaatgcaggggacacgggttcgatccctggtccgggaagatcccacatgccgtggagcagctgggcctgtgtgccacaactactgagcctgtgtgccacaactactgaggcttgtgcacctagagcccatgctccacaacaagagaagccaccgcaatgagaagcccacgcactgcaatgaagagtagcccctgctcgccacaactagagaaagcccgtgtgcagcaatgaggacccaacacagtcaaaaatgaataaataaattaattttttaaaaaagaaatgcctttAAAAACAATGATGATTGCAATAGTCATATATAACCTTGAGTCATTTCAGAGACTTCTTCTGAATGAGAACACAGGCATAACTGGAATAGTTTGTCAACCACATAGCTCATGAAGTCTAATTGTACAATGTATTTAATTAAAGAAAGATATTTCATTGTTCCCAACATGAGTGATCAAATATAAAAAAAGCCAAACAGGGCCCAGCAGCACCATTATTCCTGGGCCTACGAGCCCCCAGGTCTCCCCCGTGTGGCAGGGATGTGTGGGTTCTGGCCTCTGGGGTCAGAGGTTTGGCTTCACCCTCTACCAGCTGCATGACCTTCAGCACGTTCCTTACATTTCCGGTctctgtttcctaatctgtaaaatggagatattaacAACCCCTACTGCACTGGGTTCATGTCAGGGAGTTTAGAACAGACTTGTACACAGAACGTGCTCAGTAATGATTAGCATTCTTAGGACGGgaacaaatattattattaagcGCCACCATGATACCCTTGTCCACCCAAATTTATTGAGGACCATTTACAAGTCAAGCACTGCACGAGGTGCTTCACACACTGTGCTCCATTTAATCTCAAAACAATCTCAGGCAGTGGGAGTGACGAACTGCCGTCTTGCAGAGGGAACAGGTTTAAGAGCTAAAATAACTGACCAAGGCTATACAAAAGGTGAGTGAAGAAGCAGGATTTCCAATCCAGACTGGTCAACCCCAGAACCTGTGCTCTTTCCTCTACGGTAAAACCCCTCACTTGACCTTTTTATGCTCTTACAAAACCAAGAGCTCCATAATTGGGCAGGCTAACTCATAGGAGCTGGCTTCTTACTTTCTCcgaaaatcatttaaaagtttCCAATATTAAATTGACATCCTATAGATATCTTGTAGTTAGAATACCAGTCAACTGGTCAACCTATTTTTTGATTAAAGGGTTAGTTTCTatccatttttaaacaaataactgTACTTTTCAGTATCAATCTATGGTGTATATCAGGAGTCggcaactttttctgtaaatggccagagagtaaatattttaggcctaCGGTCCACATGGCCTCTgttcaactactcaactctgccgttGCCCCAcgaaaacacagaaataaatgagCGTGTCCCAGTAAAACATTACTTATAGACACTGAGATTTGAGTTTTATATCATTTTCACGGGTCATGaaatattagtctttttttttaaccatttaaacaAGTGAAAACTATCCTTAGCTGGTGAACATACAAAAACGGGTGGCAGCTCAATTTTTGGCCCTGGCTGTCATTTGCCCACACCTGGTCTAAACAAGGGAGCCAATGATAGTAGATATTTATTCAGCCAGTCAAGACACAAAATTGTGTTTATATTTACTCCTTTAACTCAAAGGCTGATTTTTATGTACTTTCAAAAAACTCTATTAACATGTGTATCAAGTTGTTAAATAgttctttctaaaaatttctaTAGACAAACAACAGAGTAAAAAGCTATTTTCTTCAGCTGTTATTTATTCTGCATTCATTTCACACTCTGTCTTTTCAAATCACCATCTGAGGACCCTTACCCAAGCCCTATAAAGACTAGTAGAGTATATTAATCATGGCCCTTTTTAAAAtcactggtttaaaaaaatagaaatataaaagtgAACATATTGTCTTCAAATGAGTATTTTATATCTTTCCTATGGCTCATGAAACACCTTTTCATTAAAGGGCAATTCTTAAAGACATACCTTGTACCATCGAATCTTCACGTCAGTTTTGTTCCCGATGAATTCACTCAGATCAGGACAAACTAATAACCCAGAGGCTGACAAGGTTATAATTTGCGGGTAGGAGATGAGAGGCAGGGAAGCTTCTGTCTTCTCAAAAACCCTGAGCTCAACGGACATCTCATCACAGTAAGAGGCATTTCtgatttaaaagggaaaaaaaggaataataaatggcaaggcaaaatgaaaataaaactaaatgaaattaagaataatTCCCCAATCTCATTAAATTCTGCATTCtgtattttcctcatttgtattgCAATACTTTTGTCCCTGGTCCTTTTGAATCTttggagcacacacacacacacaaaaaaacacatcATAATTGTCATATAGAAATGGTGATATATTCTGCATGTTTCCAAAAAGGACCCTCCACAAGCCTGATTTCAAGACCATTGAGGGCCAGTAAAAAACCCTCAAGTCCTCTTCAAAGGGCCCTAAACCCTTCCAGGTTCCGGGGGAGGTTCTTGATCACAGCCCTAGTATGCTCCAAATTCCTGGTCCAGGCAACCTTATCTAGATGGAGAGATTGTTTCCTAAGAGCCGCTGTTTCCTTATAAAGAAAATCCTCTTTACTTCTCTTGGAAATCATTTATCAACTGAAGTCAAATTTCAGAAAACTGCGGAGCACTTTGTATAAGATCTAGAAATGATTTTTGCAATACTGCCCAGGGGAAA
This genomic stretch from Balaenoptera acutorostrata chromosome 12, mBalAcu1.1, whole genome shotgun sequence harbors:
- the IL1R2 gene encoding interleukin-1 receptor type 2 isoform X1, producing MQSCRLWGAGPAVSTSCVLQKLPGVMFIWSMLMMCVSVFTIQPEEHMVAAGSCQFHGRHPKTRFKVEGEPVAMRCPQVPYWDSASTHVNVTWRRNDSTTTVPGEEEMRVWVQDGGLWIVPASRGDSGTYICTVRNASYCDEMSVELRVFEKTEASLPLISYPQIITLSASGLLVCPDLSEFIGNKTDVKIRWYKDSLPLDQDSEKFLSVRGARLVVNNVSLEDAGYYRCAMTFAHRGRQYNITRNIKLRVKTWRKRHTSDAVLAPALEKREEETIPVIISPHQTISASLGSRLTIPCKVFLGAGIHATTLLWWTANNTHVADAYQGGRVTEGQRQEYSENNENYIEVPLIFDPVVREDLHTDFKCVVRNTMSFQMLRTTVKEAATFSWKITLAPLSLIFLVLGGIWMHRRCKRRTGKAYGLMELKTSHQILNPL
- the IL1R2 gene encoding interleukin-1 receptor type 2 isoform X2, coding for MQSCRLWGAGPAVSTSCVLQKLPGVMFIWSMLMMCVSVFTIQPEEHMVAAGSCQFHGRHPKTRFKVEGEPVAMRCPQVPYWDSASTHVNVTWRRNDSTTTVPGEEEMRVWVQDGGLWIVPASRGDSGTYICTVRNASYCDEMSVELRVFEKTEASLPLISYPQIITLSASGLLVCPDLSEFIGNKTDVKIRWYKDSLPLDQDSEKFLSVRGARLVVNNVSLEDAGYYRCAMTFAHRGRQYNITRNIKLRVKKREEETIPVIISPHQTISASLGSRLTIPCKVFLGAGIHATTLLWWTANNTHVADAYQGGRVTEGQRQEYSENNENYIEVPLIFDPVVREDLHTDFKCVVRNTMSFQMLRTTVKEAATFSWKITLAPLSLIFLVLGGIWMHRRCKRRTGKAYGLMELKTSHQILNPL